One Luteibacter sp. 9135 DNA segment encodes these proteins:
- a CDS encoding ABC transporter permease: MQIRPILSALRRHKSGTILIALQIALTLAIVCNALFIVNQRIERAHRATGMVESDVVVVQNLYVGAPSSFLPLIGTDIRAIRNMPGVEDAYVTNSLPLRRGGWSTAVSSTPEKTKNGPQTGLYFGDEHTLKTLGVKLVAGRNFTAGEVVGVARQDMPTPAQVIITKALADKLFPGGSALGKVVYYREGKPSTVIGIVARLTVPWVDSQFHDNVTIMPVTMNDGAQTFAIRTKPGQQDAVFKSVAKVLYDTNRMRVLPEKYGVRTFEMMRANAYEADRGMAILMSVVCGVLLSITAAGIVGLSSFWVGQRRKQIGVRRALGARRRDILSYFMTENFLIALVGVIVGMILAVGLSQWMVTHFEMERLSFTYVMVGVVALLGLGQAAVLAPALRASRVSPVEATRSV; this comes from the coding sequence ATGCAGATTCGTCCCATTCTCTCGGCGTTGCGCCGGCACAAGTCCGGCACCATCCTCATCGCCTTGCAGATCGCGCTCACGCTAGCCATCGTCTGCAATGCCCTGTTCATCGTGAACCAACGCATCGAGCGCGCGCATCGCGCCACGGGCATGGTCGAGTCCGATGTGGTGGTGGTGCAGAACCTCTATGTGGGCGCACCTTCCAGCTTCCTGCCCCTGATCGGCACGGATATCCGGGCGATACGCAACATGCCGGGTGTCGAAGATGCCTACGTCACCAATTCCTTACCTCTGCGAAGGGGCGGCTGGTCCACGGCCGTATCGAGCACCCCGGAGAAAACGAAGAACGGGCCGCAGACGGGGTTGTATTTCGGTGACGAGCACACCCTGAAGACGCTGGGGGTAAAGCTCGTGGCCGGACGGAATTTCACCGCGGGCGAGGTCGTGGGTGTCGCGCGCCAGGACATGCCCACGCCCGCCCAGGTCATCATCACCAAGGCGCTCGCCGACAAGCTTTTTCCCGGCGGCAGCGCACTGGGCAAGGTGGTCTACTACCGGGAAGGTAAGCCCTCTACCGTTATCGGCATCGTAGCCAGATTGACCGTGCCCTGGGTCGATTCGCAGTTCCACGACAACGTGACGATCATGCCGGTGACTATGAACGACGGCGCGCAGACCTTCGCCATACGGACCAAGCCCGGGCAGCAGGACGCGGTGTTCAAGAGCGTGGCCAAGGTGCTCTACGACACCAACCGCATGCGCGTGCTGCCAGAGAAATACGGCGTGCGTACGTTCGAGATGATGCGTGCGAATGCCTATGAGGCGGATCGTGGCATGGCGATCCTGATGAGCGTGGTGTGCGGCGTGCTGCTGTCGATCACGGCGGCGGGCATCGTCGGGCTGTCCAGTTTCTGGGTGGGTCAGCGGCGCAAGCAGATTGGCGTGCGGCGGGCGTTGGGAGCACGGCGCAGGGATATCCTCAGTTATTTCATGACCGAGAACTTCCTGATCGCCTTGGTCGGAGTGATCGTTGGCATGATACTGGCGGTCGGACTCAGCCAGTGGATGGTCACCCACTTCGAGATGGAGCGACTGTCGTTTACCTATGTCATGGTCGGCGTGGTCGCCTTGCTGGGCCTTGGCCAGGCCGCCGTGCTGGCGCCGGCCCTGCGCGCTTCACGGGTATCGCCCGTCGAAGCGACGCGCAGCGTCTGA
- a CDS encoding ABC transporter permease: MFSYYLQLGLRSLRRNPVLTALMVMAIGFGVAASMTTYSVFRATSRNPIPQKSDVLYNVQVDNWGPENTKKGEPPEALSYTDATALLRARQAERQTVTYPVGVSVIPDDPTRLPVRKGAYATGADFFPMFDVPFLQGRGWTREDDERHADVAVISKSLNDTLFNGGNSVGKQINLDGHLFRVTGVIQDWAPQPVFFDVPNTGGFNEGAAVYVPFTRALDLKLPNNGNNNCTSDPGEGWDNYLRSECIWLSLWVELPTTAAAESYRRYLAGYAAEQQRAGRFRWAPNGRLRNVVDWLSFQQVVPQESQVSLVVSLGFLVICLVNTVGLLLAKFMRRAPEIGVRRALGASRLHIYAQFLMEAGTIGIVGGLLGLLLTGVGVLGIGLVFPERIAHLATLDPVLVMLTLLVSVVASVCAALYPTWRAAQVQPAWQLKSN; encoded by the coding sequence ATGTTCAGCTATTACCTGCAGCTAGGCCTGCGCAGCCTGCGCCGGAACCCGGTGCTCACCGCCCTGATGGTGATGGCCATCGGGTTCGGCGTGGCCGCCTCGATGACGACGTATTCGGTGTTCCGCGCCACGTCGCGTAATCCCATCCCGCAAAAATCCGACGTGCTTTACAACGTGCAGGTGGACAACTGGGGGCCGGAGAACACGAAGAAGGGCGAGCCGCCCGAGGCGCTGTCGTACACCGATGCCACGGCATTGCTTCGCGCACGCCAAGCGGAACGACAGACTGTGACATATCCCGTCGGAGTTTCCGTCATTCCCGACGACCCGACACGCCTGCCGGTGCGCAAGGGTGCATACGCAACCGGGGCCGACTTCTTTCCCATGTTCGACGTGCCGTTCCTGCAGGGCAGGGGTTGGACGCGGGAAGACGACGAGCGTCATGCGGATGTGGCGGTCATTTCGAAATCGCTGAACGACACGTTGTTCAATGGCGGAAACAGTGTAGGCAAGCAGATCAACCTCGACGGACACCTGTTCCGTGTTACCGGGGTCATCCAGGACTGGGCGCCGCAGCCCGTGTTCTTCGACGTGCCCAATACGGGCGGCTTCAATGAGGGTGCCGCGGTCTACGTGCCGTTCACTCGCGCGCTGGACCTGAAGCTGCCGAACAACGGCAACAACAACTGCACATCCGATCCGGGCGAAGGCTGGGATAACTACCTCCGCTCGGAATGCATCTGGCTGTCCTTGTGGGTCGAATTGCCCACGACCGCCGCGGCGGAATCCTACCGCCGGTACCTCGCCGGTTATGCCGCCGAGCAACAGCGCGCCGGCCGCTTCCGGTGGGCGCCGAACGGCCGGTTGCGCAACGTCGTGGACTGGCTGTCGTTCCAGCAGGTGGTGCCGCAGGAATCGCAGGTGTCGCTAGTGGTCTCGCTCGGTTTCCTGGTGATCTGCCTGGTCAACACGGTGGGCCTGCTGCTGGCCAAGTTCATGCGCCGCGCGCCGGAGATCGGCGTGCGTCGGGCGCTGGGTGCCTCGCGTTTGCACATCTACGCCCAGTTCCTCATGGAGGCCGGCACCATCGGTATCGTCGGTGGCCTGCTGGGCCTGCTCCTGACCGGCGTCGGTGTGCTCGGCATCGGGCTGGTGTTCCCTGAGCGTATCGCCCACCTGGCCACGCTGGACCCGGTGCTGGTGATGCTCACGCTGCTGGTGTCCGTCGTGGCTTCGGTGTGTGCGGCCCTTTATCCCACCTGGCGTGCTGCGCAAGTGCAGCCGGCCTGGCAGCTGAAGTCCAACTGA
- a CDS encoding ABC transporter ATP-binding protein — MLKMNHLAKVYRTEVVETYALRDFNIDVKQGEFVAVTGPSGSGKTTFLTIAGLLETFTGGEYHLDGVEVSKLDDNARSRIRNEKIGFIFQAFNLIPDLNVFDNVEVPLRYRGMKAAERKQRIMDALERVGLASRAKHYPAELSGGQQQRVAIARALAGSPRLLLADEPTGNLDTQMARGVMELLEEIHREGATIVMVTHDPELAARAQRNVHVIDGQVVDLAEEPRFHAHSHLAQP, encoded by the coding sequence ATGCTCAAGATGAATCATCTGGCCAAGGTCTACCGCACGGAAGTCGTCGAGACCTATGCGCTGCGCGACTTCAACATCGACGTAAAGCAGGGCGAGTTCGTTGCCGTCACGGGGCCGTCCGGCTCGGGCAAGACCACTTTCCTCACCATTGCCGGCCTGCTCGAAACCTTCACCGGTGGTGAGTACCACCTCGATGGCGTGGAAGTGAGCAAACTGGACGACAATGCGCGCTCGCGTATCCGTAACGAGAAGATCGGTTTCATCTTCCAGGCCTTCAACCTGATTCCCGACCTGAACGTGTTCGACAACGTGGAAGTGCCGCTGCGCTATCGCGGGATGAAGGCCGCCGAGCGCAAGCAGCGAATCATGGATGCCCTGGAACGCGTCGGCCTGGCCTCACGTGCCAAGCATTACCCGGCAGAACTGTCCGGTGGTCAGCAGCAGCGCGTTGCCATCGCACGCGCCCTGGCCGGCTCGCCGCGATTGCTGCTGGCGGATGAGCCCACCGGTAACCTGGATACGCAGATGGCGCGCGGCGTGATGGAACTGCTGGAAGAAATCCATCGCGAAGGCGCCACCATCGTCATGGTCACCCACGATCCGGAGCTGGCCGCTCGCGCGCAGCGCAACGTCCACGTGATCGATGGGCAGGTGGTGGACCTGGCGGAAGAGCCGCGGTTCCACGCCCATTCCCACCTCGCCCAGCCCTGA
- a CDS encoding efflux RND transporter periplasmic adaptor subunit, with protein MIRDTSATDSLVEVRPNRRRKLILIGAGVAGLVLLALAAPKIATMFSADSSISASRLSFGTVSRGPFVRDIAAEGKVVAAVSPTLYAASAGAVVLKVHAGDVVTKDQVLAVITSPELTSKLAQEKSAADAMQVEFLRAQIDAKKKRSELQKAFDNATIDQTAADRDLKRYQTAFDKGAVPVADVDKAKSTLDKAAVTTRHAQSDLAMDNDSLTFDVQSKGLAHDRQLLMVKDLERQVDDLNVKSPVDGQVGQLFIAERATVAKDAQLVSVIDLSALEVEMKVPESFARDLAIGMPGEITGNGKVWNGKVSAISPEVVNGEVAARLRFDGDTPKQLRQSQRMSVRILLDKRDNVLTVERGSFVDESAGHYAYVVNDGMADRRDIRVGASSIDKVEILDGLKEGDKIVISGADAFGAAKHIAISR; from the coding sequence ATGATTCGCGACACGTCCGCCACGGACAGCCTCGTCGAAGTACGCCCCAACCGTCGCCGCAAGCTGATCCTGATCGGTGCCGGCGTGGCGGGGCTGGTCCTGCTCGCGCTGGCCGCGCCGAAAATCGCCACGATGTTTTCCGCCGATTCCTCGATCAGCGCCTCGCGCCTGTCCTTTGGCACGGTGTCGCGCGGTCCCTTCGTGCGCGATATCGCCGCCGAGGGCAAGGTGGTCGCCGCCGTCAGCCCCACCCTCTACGCCGCCTCCGCAGGCGCGGTGGTGTTGAAGGTGCATGCGGGCGATGTAGTGACGAAGGACCAGGTGCTGGCCGTCATCACCAGCCCGGAACTGACCAGCAAGCTGGCGCAGGAAAAGTCGGCCGCCGATGCGATGCAGGTGGAGTTCCTGCGCGCGCAGATCGACGCGAAGAAGAAGCGATCCGAACTGCAGAAGGCTTTCGACAACGCGACCATCGACCAGACCGCCGCCGACCGCGACCTTAAACGCTACCAGACCGCCTTCGACAAGGGCGCCGTACCCGTGGCCGACGTCGATAAGGCCAAATCGACCCTGGACAAGGCGGCGGTCACCACCAGACACGCGCAGTCCGACCTCGCCATGGACAACGACAGCCTGACCTTCGACGTGCAGTCCAAGGGGCTGGCGCACGATCGGCAACTGCTGATGGTCAAGGACCTGGAACGCCAGGTGGACGACCTCAACGTGAAGTCCCCGGTCGACGGCCAGGTGGGCCAGTTGTTCATCGCCGAGCGCGCCACGGTGGCCAAGGACGCCCAGCTGGTGAGCGTGATCGATCTGTCCGCGCTGGAAGTGGAGATGAAGGTGCCGGAAAGCTTCGCACGCGACCTGGCCATCGGCATGCCGGGCGAGATCACCGGCAACGGCAAGGTATGGAACGGCAAGGTCAGCGCCATCTCGCCGGAGGTGGTCAACGGCGAAGTGGCCGCACGCCTGCGCTTCGACGGCGATACGCCCAAGCAGCTGCGCCAGAGCCAGCGCATGTCCGTGCGTATCCTGCTGGACAAGCGCGACAACGTGCTCACCGTCGAGCGTGGCTCCTTCGTCGACGAGAGTGCCGGCCACTACGCCTACGTCGTCAACGATGGCATGGCCGATCGCCGCGACATCCGCGTCGGGGCCAGCAGCATCGACAAGGTCGAAATCCTGGACGGACTGAAGGAAGGTGACAAGATCGTCATCTCCGGTGCGGATGCCTTCGGCGCCGCCAAGCACATCGCCATCAGCCGCTGA